GCTCATGTCTCGAGCTATTTTCGAGATAGCTTTCCTTGCAGGACAGTACCTCCTCTATGGTTTTCGAGTTAGTCCTTTGTATGTATGCAACAGGGTCCCCTGTCCACACAGAGTGGACTGTTTCATCTCCAGGCCCACGGAAAAAACAATCTTTCTCCTCATCATGTATGTGGTAAGCTGTCTTTGTCTCGTGCTAAACGTGTGTGAGATGCTTCACTTGGGAATTGGCACTTTTCGGGACACCCTTCGCATGAAGAGGAACCGGGGTCGACGGACGTCCTACGGCTACCCGTTTTCTCGCAACATCCCGGCCTCCCCTCCAGGATACAACCTCGTGATGAAGACAGAGAAACCTGGTAGGATCCCCAACAGCCTCATCACCCACGAGCAGAACGTGGCCAACGTGGCCCAGGAGCAGCAGTGCACCAGCCCAGACGAAAACATCCCTTCTGATTTGGCAAGCCTGCACCGGCACCTACGGGTCGCCCAGGAACAGCTCGATATGGCTTTTCAAACATATCAAACCAAAAACAACCCGCAAACCTCTAGAACCAGCAGCCCTGTATCTGGGGGAACCATGGCAGAGCAAAATCGAGTCAATACAGTCCAGGAGAAACAGGGAGCAAGACCGAAATCAGCCACAGAAAAGGCTGCAACCATTGTAAAAAATGGAAAGACCTCTGTCTGGATCTAGAGGTGCATCTAATTTTAGTAAATTAACGGTAAAAACTTTAAGGACTCCAGGACTGCAGTGCAACAGAGCTGGAGgatatgtgtgcgtgtgagaggtGCAACTATGGACAATAACAACTGAGAATTTCAATCACACCAGCTGAAGGAGTACAATACTACACAGGTTTTGGggataaaagagaaaacacacatgacGAAATGATCAAGTGCGGTATCATGAATCTTCTTTGTTACTgttgtgtgtcattttgtgcTTACCATAGCTTTTGGACATGATTAACATGCGCTCATTTAGTTAAACATCTCTAATTCCaactaaaatgtcaaagtatAAACAGACTGCTTCGAGCTATTTATCTGATCTACCCTTGACTGCCGCTGAACTGGATTAATCCGAAGAAACGTATCTTTGTAAGTGTGCGATTGTACCCTCAATCCAAATTTGCAGTGTatgcaatgaaaacactgaacaaatgcACAGTGACTCATTTCCGAAGAACGCTGGTTGTTGTTGGAAAGATGCATGTTTAGTATTTGGGGGAGGTATTTTTGGATGTAGTATGGATGAGTGTTGCTGGAAGCAGAttcaatgtgaaatattttgataaaGATAATGAAACAGGGCTGTGTCACTGTATGCTCCTCTGGTCAACATCTGCTCAGTGTGATGATTTTTCCGTCATTGCGTGCAAAGCCTTTATCTATGCTATATTTTCCAAAGGCCATGCAGTGTCACatctgagggggaggaggcaaATGAATAGGAAATCAGATTATTTTCTAAACTAAATACTGATTTTCTGCATTCTGAAGCAGATAATGCATGCTTTACAACTGGGAACATACAACATAGGCTACAGTAGAAAACCCCTTGCTTAGATATTCCATTAGCTCTACGTTTATCTTCTGTTTAGGCATGTTAGGTTTTGCTGTCATTGAAGCAGTATGTTTCTAGATTTGGTTTCAGAGAAATATTTAATCCTGCCTTCACTGTTGTCATACTTCAAAGTGCCTCAAACTTTCAAAGACTGTTCTagtattttattcatgaagAAATAAACTTATTTGAAACCTCTGATTTCTTTGCTTTCTGAGGGGCGTCTGCCTCCCTGCTTCATTACGCACATGgcagtgatgtgtttttgaaactgcaaatgaaaagagagaagctCGCAAATAAAGTGTAAAGACATTCTGACATATTCCATCGGATAAATTGTATGTGACTGAATTATACAAACTGATTCAATTTTATTTCATGGGTGGGATCAGATATGCTGAGAGTTTTGAAATGTAACGGGCAGTAAAAACTTCACTGGCAGATACAGTAGAGAAATGTTCGTGCAAGAGGGGCCTATACTTTTTACAACCTGAAATCACACCGCATGTGATTATCTTAAATATGGGGAAAATaccataaaaaggaaaaagcaacCCTTTTCCAGAATCAGCTGGagcaataaaaaatacaaaaacatattaaaaaacaaagtttttattattaagaAAAAGGTTGAGGTTGAGTATGTGTAAAAAGAGTGACGATTTTTCCATCTGCTAACTGTTGGAAAAGGTAGCATCAGGTTTCAACTGGCAATTACCGTCAACCTAAGGTAGATTTGAATAACCCCATAACCACTTATCACTAAATTATCTCAACACCCACACATTTTCACCTTCATCTCTTATTTGTAAGCAACGTATCAATATATTACACATCTGTCTAAATTTGATACAACTTCCAGACTCTACCCCCAATGTAAGTTAGGTTTCTTTGTATAGCAAGTGGCACAGAGAGCCTTATTGTCTGTGCACACTAAAATTCATTAGTAATGTTACATTCAAGTTAAACGTACAGTTATATGACACATCGATGTACAAAGCACATTCAACAGTCATGACCATAAAACATATCACATAACATCCTCAGATCCAGATCTTATTTAGCAGTTTGGATTTTGATTAAGCtataagaagaagaaatcttCAAGCCTGTTCAAATAGAAAAGGCATCATGTCAAATTCCACTGAGCTTGTTGTTTAAAGTAAGTAATGAAATGATTGATCTGGACTGTTGCTTCTTATCCCCGTTGAGGAGCTTTTGAAGAGCGGAGCATCTCTGTTTGTGGAAGAAGCTGTTCAGTGCACTTTCACGTCACTTACTTTGTTTAAACAAACCGGCTTGTATATTTCAAATCTTTAACCTGGTAATGAGTTGCACATTGAGCTCTGTGAAAGTCTTACAGCGTTTTACTGAGCAGTTAATGTTTATAGCACCTCAGTGAGGGGTACGTTATATGCCTGTATGCTGCTCGAATTTCATCATAACTTACTAAAAATTAATAGTCGCTCTTTTCATCTTTCAAATCAGCTGAGTTAAGTAAATCTTATTCTTAACAAGAATACTGACATTACAGAGGAGACCGAGCATTATAATTTCATAACATTCGATAGGAAATGCAGTTGTTATCATACTGTAGTAGGTTTGTCATTCCTGAAGATAATGTATTTTCCaggaaaagtgaaaatgctAATCGTGTATATAACTCTAGGAATGAAACTGGAACATGCGGTTACTCAAGTTGATAAATAATACATGATGCTACCTCTGAGAGCTGAAAGATGCTCTTCTTTACAATATACATACATGACCAATGAACTAGCCCTCACAGACAGTAAGTGCATGCTGGTTATGCGGccagatttattttgattttcaccTTTCTTTAGTACCTTTTCTGTGCCAATTTGCTGACCATGTTGATGTTGGTGACATGTATTGAGGgagatgatgtagttcactgtgtggtttaacacaaaactagacGGTTTTCACTTTATCTACAAGGAACAGCTACCTCGTCGACttggaaaattatcttttaacttgacaaacatcatatgtgtgattcataAGGTTCAAATGGGAGGGAAGTGAGGGTTCACCTTAGCAAATTTACACTTACAATGTTTGAGTGTGGTGGGTTCATGTGCGTCACACCCACAAACGTGCTCCAATATTATCgagcagtgcattgtgggatttCAAAATGGAGTCCCTGCAGCGGCTGACAGGCGCGATGCCCTGTGTTATGTAGCCGACACACTGCCGTTAGCTGGCGGAATATCCTCTTGTCTTCACGCCTTACACACTCCCGTGACATTACACACTATGGGGGTTTGGTGTATCGCCAGAGGTGCGTTCACGTCCGCCGGTTGTCTCGGTGTTTACGCCGGGAAATACACCGGTCGGCATTTGTGCGTCACGTTCCTCTCCGGGGGTTCAGCTCCAGTCGGGACCCGTGTCAGGAGGTATAGCCAGGAGCCAGGTCACGGGAGAGATGTCCCCGGACGGTTCGTGTGCTACCACCTGCCTCACAGGACCTTGGTCAAGATCCAGGGAGCAGACACAAGCCCGTTTCTTCAGGGGATCATAACCAATGacatggagctgctggaggagccgGGAACCACAGCCATGTACTCACACATGCTAAATGTACAGGGAAGGACACTGTATGACATCATATTGTACAGGTACAGTAATACTTCACTACACCGTCTAAAcccatgttcatgttcatgttgtcaGTTAACACCAGGGAGAGACTGCTTATCTCGTTATGCAGACGCTGGCACaaactgtacacaaacacacccttaGGTTTAAGTTCTCTTGTTCAGCCAAATTGAAAGACAGTCCAACATTGAGGTCAGTGAAATGAAGAAGacctgtttttacatttgatgcACAAGTTGTATTAACTTTAGTAGTAAATTAAAGATGTCAAGCTGTGTCTGAATCGTCCGGAGAAGTGTGTCCTCAGTTGTGACCCCATGTTGACAAACCTACATCAACAGATTATAATACCAGATTAGAGATTAATTATGTCAATAACAGATTGAAGGTGCATTACGTAGTAGTAGAGAACACACTCCAACTACAACTACATGGTGCACTTTAAAACCTTACTATGCCTTACAGCTACACATCCTCAAACTGATCCTTTAAACTGTTACGCGTCCTGTGTTAAGTCTCAGCCTGACATACTTTTCAACAGGACATGGCATTCACCAAAAATAGGGAAGTGAGGTGCTTTCAAAATGCTTTTACACCAACGTTTTAAATCAGTTGTACTTTTTTGAATTGTCGGAGAAACGTTAGATATAGATACTTCCATGTTCACTTTCAACTAAGCCAAATTAAAGGACACTAcacctgaatgaaaacaaattaataaagaaGTGAGATGGTGTCAAAAAGCTGTTGTATTAAGGCTTGAAAGCACTATTTTTCACTGATAGCTATTTGTGATAAAGGTACCTAGTCTGTAGAGAtggtgtgttttcttatttgCAGGAAACCTGAGCAGTAATGACAATGACAGAGACAACAATCTCATGCTAGATGAACTTTTAAAGGACGTGTACATATCTAATTCCAGCAGATACTAGTTTGTCGTAGCTTGTCagcttatttgttttctgaactTGATTATTGTGAACTAACTAAATtgttatataaatgtgtttttccttgtgttgtctttgtatGTTGATCTGTTACCTCTGATGTATAGTTCACTTCCTTGTGAGTTGTAGAGTTGTATTTATGGATTGGGTAAACTGGCATTAACTGGCATTTTGGCATTAATAAAGTTTTCTAAATCTAAAGAGACACTAGCATGATTAGTGGAAACTCTACCTGTCAATATACCTAGAAATAATTGCACAATGTGAAAGTATGTTTTAACACTACAATTAATAGATTCTATGATTTTatggtgatttttcttttttttttaataactcacTAAACCTGCTGTATTTCTTTTCAGTCTGAGAGAAGCTAATGCAGGACCTGGTGTTTTCCTGGAGTGCGACCACACAATTAAAGACTCGATCTtgagacatttgaagatgtaCAAGATCCGCAGAAAGGTCAACATAAGCCCCTGTCCAGAGCTTTCTGTTTGGGCGGTGCTTCCCAAGCAGAAGAATGCAGGTCAAGAGGCCAGTAAACCGGAGCTCTTGTCTCCAGACAAAGCTCTGGTATGGGAGACTGATCCTCGAACTCGGGAAATGGGCTGTAGATTGGTGTTGGACAGTCAAGTAGATCCCTTGGATATCATTGCGTCATGTCAGAAAGGCGACACAGAGGAGTATCATCGACATCGATATGCAATAGGTAAGACTACAACACGCGTAGGTCGTGTCGAAAGACAAACGAAGGAGGATTTGCATGcacagttttgtttatctcctctgctgtcactgtctAGGACTTCCTGAGGGAGTGAAGGACCTCCCCCCTGGAGTGGCGCTACCACTTGAGTCAAATCTCGTCTACATGCAGGGCATCAGCTTCAGCAAGGGCTGTTACATTGGCCAGGAGCTCACAGCCAGGACTCATCACACTGGCGTGGTTCGGAAACGCCTGATGCCAGTACGCCTGTCAGCTCCAGTTCAAGACCTCGAGGAAGGAGCTGCGCTGCAGACAGAGTCGGGCAAGCCAGCTGGGAAGCACCGAGCGGGAGTCGGAGAGCTGGGTCTGAGCCTAATCCGCATCGCTCATGCCAAAGAGGTACTGATGCTCAAATCTTCAGACGATGCCACCGTGACACTTGAGGCCTCCGTGCCAGACTGGTGGCCTCAAGACGTGAAAATCAACTGAAGAGGATGTTTCACAGCTCCCTCAAATGTGGCATGCATCACATCTGACAAGACTTCTCATTGACAGAACCCCCAAGTACAGTATGCTTACACTGTCATTGCTTAGCAGCTGTGTAGCACTAATGCATATTTGTGagtatctttgttttgtttgcaatAAAAGACAGTGATTTTTCCCAAAATTGTAAAGCATAATTTACCACAGAATTATGCTGTAACAAATCAATTGCAGCATTAAACGGGATAAACCAACTGTGAATGATATTGGTTCTTGTTGAATAAATATGCACAACAGCGACACAAAAACTCAAATCAgcttgtggatttttttttatttaaccattTTATCTTtcagtgcaaaaaaacaaattccaaGCATTCACAAGCAACATTTGAGACTGCATTTcatctcaaaacaaaaaggcatagaacaccatcatcatctttttttgcACCTTACAAATTGGCACTTTGCATTCAAGCTATCTCCAGGTGATAATTACATTATTGGGACACCACTGACTGAATGGCTTACTCCTGATAAAGGAGATGCTGCCCCCTTGTGGATTGTATAGTGTCCCGAATTTGCTGTAACATGGTTTCCGGCTGCAGAGTCAAAGCTGAGTGATCGAGCCGCTTAAAGTCTTCGTTGCAGAGAAGGCATTCAATTATGTGGGCCACTCTTTGTAGGTCAAAGGCAGCGTGGTAAGGTCCGAGTGTGGTGAGGGTCTCTGAGAGATGCCGTGGGTAATCAGAGGAATCTCCAGAGGAACACGCGTTCAGGAAAGTCATTCGGTTTCCAGCAATGATTTTCAGGAACGAGGCGAATTCTCCATAGTTGATACCAGAGCAGGCCTTCATGATGACCTGAAAAGTAAGAAACAGCCATGACTTGACACCTGACGTAACAAACATTCATGgaaatgtcatgtttctttaaaacatgcaggCTGAACAGTCTTATCACTCAAGTACCTGGCAGTGCTGATGCCACGAGTCCATTGTGTTTCTCCACTCATTTATCTCTTTTTGAACAGACGATAGCTCATTCTGAAGGAACTGCCACATGATATCTATGTTGCAGCCATTCAACCAGTTATGATTAATAGAGatggtgtcctcctgtcagacAGTAGGTAGAGAGAAGTCCTATGTTATAAGATTAAAGATTACAATGTATAATAAGTCATTCAGATTTTCTCTAACCTTTACAGCTCTCACCAGATTGTAAACTTGATGGTGCCAGCCACTGGGAACGAAAATGATTTCACCTGCCTCTTGAATTATTTCAAGAGGTTGACAGGCTTCTTCGGAGTGTGGGAAAAGGCCTCTGTCTCGAAGTTCAGCTGACGTTACATCGTAAGGGAGGTTGCCGTGAGTGTCGCGTAAAAACTCCTCTTGACCCGGAGGGTACAGGAGCCATTTCTTTCTGCCACAAATGTTTGCAGACCAGCTGTAAGAGCGGAACACGTCAGCGTGGAACGGGGTCCTGGTGATGACAAAAGTACATCATAATGtatgaaaaatcaaaaacaaaataacaaaggaTATTGAGATTACTTTTATCTGGGTTCTGcaaatgtctgatttttttcacaccaTGAGCCTTTGGGTCCCATGTAGACAAACCGGTAGTCGTCCACTTCAAGCGTATCCCAGTATTCATTTAGCCAgtcagaagaaaagaagactGGTGTGGTGTAAACATTGTGTTCTGGAAAGTCCCTATTGAATAATAACATCAAAATCACCATGGGTGGTTGATTATTTAGCATGTTGTTCTGTAtgaaaaaaagtattgtttAATCAGCATTGACTGATACCTTGACATGTGCCAGTCTTTAAGATAGAGACATCCTTTAGGCGATGAGTGGCCATTCTGGATGTACTCCTTCCAGTAGTGTATAAATTCTTTGAAAGGCATAACTTGTTTAGGATTCGCATTGTATTCCTTTGCATTGCAGTTTGCAACAGGAACAGGAGTCTCGTCTgtaatgaaaaggaaataaatgacaGAAGATGACAGCAGTCATTGCAGCAGTTGCCTTACGATATATAGTAGTTGGTTAAAGGATAAGTACACCCAAACCGAAAAATCCGCCATTTTTACTTATGCCAATGGAAAGTGCAGGGAcatttgtagtccacaaaacttttctggagcttcacagtaaaacagcgttccaaaacaaccaaagtagatggggatttgttttaaaacttaacAAAATCAACCAAAGAAACACATATAATTGCTTTATGCCGCTCATCCGcagtaatccaagtctctggaagccccaagatcccaatTTGACACCCACGCAGCAGCTACAGTCAAGATTTCAGCTAATAAAcgtgtgtaaaaaaaagaaagaaagaaagaaagaaagaaaaagaaaaccattcTTAAATAAATTTGGGAATTATATCAGATGAGCTGTAtagattgttttgttgtttcagctcttttctttacatcttaaaacaagtccccataTTCTTAAGGTGTTTCAGAGCATGTGgtaaaagctgttttgctgtgaagccgCAAAAGTCCTCTGTTGAAACTTCACTCAATGTTCAGTCTGCATCGGGGTCAGAGTAGATACTGACTCAAtattcattttggggtgaattCATCCTTTAACGCATTAGacataaaactgttatttaCCAAACTCTTGCAGCAGCTTCTGGAAATTAGGCTTCCCCTCCTCAGACACCCACTGTTTCCTACACTTCCAGTCCTCTGTAAACCTCCTTGAAAACATACAGGGGTGATTGGGGAGCAGGTATTTCTTGAAAAACTTAGAATAGCTCAGCTCCTTGTCGATGTAATCCACAAAATGTGAAGACCAGAACTGTTCGTACGACTGTCTGGGTATTTTGACCAGGCTGCAGCAGTTACGGTACGCCTCCCTGTCCATGATGGTAAACAAGACCTCGGCTAGCTTGGCTTAGCTTAGCTAGCTGTCACCGCTTTGACAGCAAGAAAACGGTGAGGAGAAGCTAGCGAGTCGACTGGATTGGCATTACATAGCGcacatattttcagttttgcaGTCCAGCTTTGTCTAAACAAGGCTAGAAAACTGCAATCATGCTAAaaccaattttttttcctgtgttgacAACAAGTCGCTGCATCTCGAAGATTGCAGGTTATGACTCCTGAACGACGCACATAAAATACAGCCGCCGCTGTTGAACTAATTATTACCACTACTGCCTATATTAACGTTACTATAGATCCAATGCTAATTCTGCTTGTTAAAACAGATAATTCAGAAACCGCCGTCCGAGCTAGCAATCATTATTTTTTGCAAAACCTTGTCGTGATAGCCTTTTCTGACCGCAGCGTTTTCACGTCGGACAGTAAATACAGCCGCACTTGTGCGTGACGTCACTTCCGTAATAAACAGCATCGCTACTGAGAACAGTATGAGGTAACGTAATGCTCAACCCGACAGGAAAATGTCGTTTAATGTGCTGTGGGACGAATATAACTTCACCAGAAAGCAGTGACACATGTTAAGAGGATTTATAACGTAAGAATGACGCACTCGTAATACAGTCAGCTGGATAGAAAGCTGCCAGTGAACGCCTCATCTGAGCTCATCTGCAAACTGGATCTGTTATTATTAAGTATGTTCGCCGCCAGGACAAGGAGATTATGCAGTATAATGTATTTAAGTCGTAACTGTAGTATGAAACAGCAacaatgtgcgtgtgtgtgtggaacatttgtaatatttaaGCTTATCTGTCCCTCCAGGTCATAAAGTCTATCTCCTTTCACAATGAGCCGGGACGTCCCCATCCACAGCTGGCCCGGCTCCTATTACATCAACAGTGAGAAGAAGTGGGAAAATGGCACCCTGTCCCTCACCAGGACCACGGTGCGCTTCGTCTCTAACCAGAGCAAGGAGAGCCTCGCCAGCTTCCGCCTCTCCAGGATCATGGAGATCAAGATGGAGTCGTCCAGCTTCATCTTCAGCACTCTCACTGTGCTTGAAGAGGGCAATGTGAAGCACTGGTTTGGCTCCCTTAAACCCAACAGGGTGGTGGTTTATAATGTGTTGGAGCATTTCTGGAGAGAACGCCTTCTGTCCCCGAGCTCAGAGGTCCGGGGGGCAGAATGTCAACCCTCCAAAGGCAGGGAGCTGATCAGCTTGGTGGCAGGGGCCCAGAGAAGACTGGAGGACACAGGCAGAGTCCTCAGCCACCAAGGAGAGCAATTTGATGACATGATGCAGGGACTGGAGAAGATTGACTCAGATCTGGGCGTGGCTGATAAGTAATTATCTAAAATGTGTCCTGACTTGCTCTGACTGCTCTAACTAAACAAACCTGATGTATTAGTTAAACAAGTCACACACTTTCATGacttcttccttcctctttgtctccacCACAGACTGTTGTCAGAGCTGGAGTCTCCCTCCTGGTGGCCTTTTGGTAAACTCCCCTGGAGGGCTCAGCAGGAGGCCAAAGCTGAGGACGCCGCAAGGGCTGCagttgcagctgctgctgcggctAGCAAAGAGTCCAGTAGAAATAGGGTGATTGCAAGCATCCCGGCTGTGGTGACCAAAGGTGGGGATTCAGACTTAAAACCTGGATGCCTGCTGGTGTTGGTGTCCTCACTGGAGGTGCGAGACACAAACTGCCAACTCCTTCACCGCTTCGAGCGGAACGAAATCGACGAAATCAGAGTGCACAGTCCTTATGAGATCACTGTTAGACAACGGTTTATTGGGAAGCCAGATATATGCTACAGGTTCCTGTCTGCCAAGATGCCAGAGGCCATGGCAGTGTTAGAGATGCAGTACAAGAAGAAGGTGGAGTTCACTAGTGAATACAACGCTTTCAGGGCAACTCCAGTTTCATCTCCATGTGACGCAGAAGGGCGAAGCTGGAATGAAGGTAAGGAACAGATCATATCAACAAAGTCTTCCTTGTTTCAGTTTCcatgtcttgaaaaaaaaatgaccactGAGTGGCAGTAAAGCTCTATGTTTCCCCCTCTGTATATTTATAGGTGTAGCcacatgtcaaaacatttcatccaCAGTTATTGGTGTCTCTCcttgacagaaatgtgttttgatgagtCACTTCATCCTGATTGCCTCAGTCGCTTTCAGTTTACTGTCTGGTTTCCTTGTAAACAACATATGCACTCTGCACTTTTTCACCATCTCCACCCATGGAGTCAGGTTTGCAGCAGGGGTGCCAAGAGACAGAGCTGCCACTGGAGGTCCCAGCAGGAGAACTGTCCCAGTTGCAGGTGCAAGTCCTCCAGCCATGTGTCAGCGAGGCTGAGGCCCAGGAACTCAAACAGGTGAGAACTGTAGGAATCTATGACGTCCACCAATGTGGCATTTatgattttcttattttcttatatatatttatattttataataaaaaacTCTTTGGTTTTAGTAACGTGTATTTTCATAGTTCCATTCCAAACCTCAATTCACcataatgattttaattttttatcctgtatatttaaaatgttattcaGTGAGACCACAAACCAAAGTCCATCCTGGTTttaagagagggaaagaaaccTGTTCTGTCATTTGGTCAGACTTTACAACGTCTTTCCATTCAGAAAGCTAGCAACACCGAGAAATGTTACAGACACGGTCTGTGGTGGCAAGACCTACACAGTGACGCAAATCCAAACCTatgattcagacttttttttttttgtatgtgacaCACTTTTCCAGGTAAGACATTTCATGTCAAATCATTTCAGGTGACtacttattttcatttcaacctATAGTTAAACATCATATACGGTATTTAGTCTAATGAATGGATGTAGACTTAAATTAAAGCTTGTTGATGTAGGTTCGAGACATTAATGTGAACACCTTCGACACAGAAGGTACAAAATCATCATTGCAATCACTGAGACGAACGTGGGACGTACCGGGGTAAATACTGTAGGAGCCATGTGCTTTTGACaattgtgtcttttgtttctattgcagtttgttgttttctgaaagTGTCATTTCTATATCTTGGCACTTCACTGGTGCCAGCCAATTTATCTGTCAGGCTCTAAGCACTTTGTTGTTAGATGGCTCTGAttgaaaatatttctgaaaGGATAATAATGAAACTAACAAACTAACTATTTATGGCTGACTAAGTACTGGGCACTTCCTTATAAGACCCACCTTTTGTTGCAGTGTTATCCACTGTGGTTTTTGTAACATAAAAGCCTACTTCATGGTACATTGTTTTGTCTACCCACTGCATAGATCATATCTTGAACGAGGCATAGCTAACACTGTATAcctaatatttatttaattattgtgtGTAATAACAATgtgcagtgtttcagtgttttgttttttctgtgtctgtataatcatttttcaaacacatttatcatcGCAGGAACAGAATCGGGCCAGTCATACAGGTCGGCTCGTCTATTGTGTTTGTAAATGGCGTATTGTCTGCAGCTGATAATGCCTCAAACTTCAAAGGCTGCCAATTTGGGCTTAATGCtacactgctg
Above is a window of Acanthopagrus latus isolate v.2019 chromosome 21, fAcaLat1.1, whole genome shotgun sequence DNA encoding:
- the jmjd4 gene encoding 2-oxoglutarate and iron-dependent oxygenase JMJD4 isoform X2, with the protein product MDREAYRNCCSLVKIPRQSYEQFWSSHFVDYIDKELSYSKFFKKYLLPNHPCMFSRRFTEDWKCRKQWVSEEGKPNFQKLLQEFDETPVPVANCNAKEYNANPKQVMPFKEFIHYWKEYIQNGHSSPKGCLYLKDWHMSRTPFHADVFRSYSWSANICGRKKWLLYPPGQEEFLRDTHGNLPYDVTSAELRDRGLFPHSEEACQPLEIIQEAGEIIFVPSGWHHQVYNLEDTISINHNWLNGCNIDIMWQFLQNELSSVQKEINEWRNTMDSWHQHCQVIMKACSGINYGEFASFLKIIAGNRMTFLNACSSGDSSDYPRHLSETLTTLGPYHAAFDLQRVAHIIECLLCNEDFKRLDHSALTLQPETMLQQIRDTIQSTRGQHLLYQE
- the gjc2 gene encoding gap junction protein gamma 2; translation: MSWSFLTRLLEEIHNHSTFVGKVWLTVLIIFRIVLTAVGGESIYSDEQTKFTCNTKQPGCDNVCYDDFAPLSHVRFWVFQIIMISTPSIMYMGYAIHKIARTTDEERRKNHRIRRKPPPHTRWRESHHLEDVLEEDEDDDAEPMIYEDTLEVQEAKPEPVSSTNKDPPKHDGRRRIMQEGLMRIYVLQLMSRAIFEIAFLAGQYLLYGFRVSPLYVCNRVPCPHRVDCFISRPTEKTIFLLIMYVVSCLCLVLNVCEMLHLGIGTFRDTLRMKRNRGRRTSYGYPFSRNIPASPPGYNLVMKTEKPGRIPNSLITHEQNVANVAQEQQCTSPDENIPSDLASLHRHLRVAQEQLDMAFQTYQTKNNPQTSRTSSPVSGGTMAEQNRVNTVQEKQGARPKSATEKAATIVKNGKTSVWI
- the snap47 gene encoding synaptosomal-associated protein 47 gives rise to the protein MSRDVPIHSWPGSYYINSEKKWENGTLSLTRTTVRFVSNQSKESLASFRLSRIMEIKMESSSFIFSTLTVLEEGNVKHWFGSLKPNRVVVYNVLEHFWRERLLSPSSEVRGAECQPSKGRELISLVAGAQRRLEDTGRVLSHQGEQFDDMMQGLEKIDSDLGVADKLLSELESPSWWPFGKLPWRAQQEAKAEDAARAAVAAAAAASKESSRNRVIASIPAVVTKGGDSDLKPGCLLVLVSSLEVRDTNCQLLHRFERNEIDEIRVHSPYEITVRQRFIGKPDICYRFLSAKMPEAMAVLEMQYKKKVEFTSEYNAFRATPVSSPCDAEGRSWNEGLQQGCQETELPLEVPAGELSQLQVQVLQPCVSEAEAQELKQMLMQLKNLALEAETELERQDEVLDVLTSSTDRSTMHIEKHTCRMKRLL
- the iba57 gene encoding putative transferase CAF17 homolog, mitochondrial, coding for MLIVVGSCASHPQTCSNIIEQCIVGFQNGVPAAADRRDALCYVADTLPLAGGISSCLHALHTPVTLHTMGVWCIARGAFTSAGCLGVYAGKYTGRHLCVTFLSGGSAPVGTRVRRYSQEPGHGRDVPGRFVCYHLPHRTLVKIQGADTSPFLQGIITNDMELLEEPGTTAMYSHMLNVQGRTLYDIILYSLREANAGPGVFLECDHTIKDSILRHLKMYKIRRKVNISPCPELSVWAVLPKQKNAGQEASKPELLSPDKALVWETDPRTREMGCRLVLDSQVDPLDIIASCQKGDTEEYHRHRYAIGLPEGVKDLPPGVALPLESNLVYMQGISFSKGCYIGQELTARTHHTGVVRKRLMPVRLSAPVQDLEEGAALQTESGKPAGKHRAGVGELGLSLIRIAHAKEVLMLKSSDDATVTLEASVPDWWPQDVKIN
- the jmjd4 gene encoding 2-oxoglutarate and iron-dependent oxygenase JMJD4 isoform X1, giving the protein MDREAYRNCCSLVKIPRQSYEQFWSSHFVDYIDKELSYSKFFKKYLLPNHPCMFSRRFTEDWKCRKQWVSEEGKPNFQKLLQEFDETPVPVANCNAKEYNANPKQVMPFKEFIHYWKEYIQNGHSSPKGCLYLKDWHMSRDFPEHNVYTTPVFFSSDWLNEYWDTLEVDDYRFVYMGPKGSWTPFHADVFRSYSWSANICGRKKWLLYPPGQEEFLRDTHGNLPYDVTSAELRDRGLFPHSEEACQPLEIIQEAGEIIFVPSGWHHQVYNLEDTISINHNWLNGCNIDIMWQFLQNELSSVQKEINEWRNTMDSWHQHCQVIMKACSGINYGEFASFLKIIAGNRMTFLNACSSGDSSDYPRHLSETLTTLGPYHAAFDLQRVAHIIECLLCNEDFKRLDHSALTLQPETMLQQIRDTIQSTRGQHLLYQE